A region of Aquarana catesbeiana isolate 2022-GZ linkage group LG08, ASM4218655v1, whole genome shotgun sequence DNA encodes the following proteins:
- the LOC141106674 gene encoding trypsin-like, giving the protein MPQEMIFEEETNRRKRNIKKHIAVNSGSNTIGGNNQREGEYVHSGLRNVSASIPTTMIIGSQYEPALDDDKIVGGYTCAAYSQPWQVSLNSGYHFCGGALLNSLWVVSAAHCYKASMQVRLGEHNIAVSEGTEQFINSAKVIRNAAYNSRTLDNDIMLVKLASPATLNSYVKTVPLPSGCAAAGTSCVISGWGNTLSSGTNMPNLLQCLNAPILTAAQCSNAYPGEITGNMICVGYLEGGKDSCQGDSGGPVVCNGQLQGIVSWGYGCALRNYPGVYTKVCNYNSWIASTQAAN; this is encoded by the exons atgccacaggagatg ATATTCGAAGAAGAAACAAATAGAAGAAAACGTAATATCAAGAAACATATCGCTGTAAACTCAGGGTCTAACACAATAGGAGGTAACAACCAAAGGGAAGGCGAATATGTACATAGTGGATTGAGGAATGTTTCAGCCTCCATTCCAACAACGATGATAATCGGTAGCCAATATGAAC CTGCCTTGGATGATGATAAGATCGTTGGAGGATATACCTGTGCAGCCTACTCGCAGCCCTGGCAGGTATCTCTGAACTCCGGATATCACTTCTGTGGTGGAGCCCTCCTCAACTCCCTGTGGGTGGTCTCTGCTGCTCACTGCTACAAGGC GAGCATGCAGGTCAGACTTGGAGAGCACAACATCGCTGTCTCTGAGGGCACCGAGCAGTTCATCAACTCTGCCAAGGTCATCAGAAATGCTGCATACAACTCCAGAACCCTGGACAACGACATCATGTTGGTCAAGCTGGCCTCTCCCGCCACCCTCAACTCCTACGTCAAGACTGTCCCTCTGCCCAGTGGTTGCGCTGCTGCCGGCACAAGCTGTGTGATCTCCGGATGGGGCAATACCCTTAGCAGTGGAA CCAACATGCCTAACCTCCTGCAGTGTTTGAACGCCCCCATCCTGACCGCTGCCCAGTGTAGCAATGCCTACCCCGGAGAGATTACCGGCAACATGATCTGCGTTGGCTACCTGGAGGGAGGAAAGGATTCCTGCCAG gGTGACTCTGGTGGCCCCGTGGTGTGTAACGGACAGCTCCAGGGTATTGTCTCCTGGGGATACGGCTGTGCCCTGAGAAACTACCCCGGTGTCTACACCAAGGTCTGCAACTACAACTCTTGGATCGCCAGCACTCAGGCTGCCAACTAA